One window of Klebsiella quasivariicola genomic DNA carries:
- the metB gene encoding cystathionine gamma-synthase, translating to MTRKQATIAVRSGLNDDEQYGCVVPPIHLSSTYNFTGFNEPRAHDYSRRGNPTRDVVQRALAELEGGAGAVLTNTGMSAILLVTTVFLKPGDLLVAPHDCYGGSYRLFDSLAKRGCYRVQFVDQNDEQALRAALAEKPKLVLVESPSNPLLRVVDIAKICGLAREAGAISVVDNTFLSPALQNPLALGADLVLHSCTKYLNGHSDVVAGVVIAKDPATVTELAWWANNIGVTGSAFDSYLLLRGLRTLSPRMEVAQRNALAIVEYLKTQPLVKKLYHPSLPENQGHEIAARQQKGFGAMLSFELDGDEQTLRRFLSGLSLFTLAESLGGVESLISHAATMTHAGMAPEARAAAGISETLLRISTGIEDGEDLIADLENGFRAANEE from the coding sequence ATGACGCGTAAACAGGCCACCATCGCAGTGCGTAGCGGTTTAAATGACGACGAGCAGTACGGTTGCGTTGTCCCGCCGATCCACCTTTCCAGCACCTATAATTTCACCGGCTTTAACGAACCTCGCGCCCACGATTATTCCCGTCGCGGCAACCCGACGCGCGATGTGGTGCAGCGCGCCTTAGCGGAGCTGGAGGGCGGCGCCGGCGCGGTGCTGACCAATACCGGAATGTCGGCGATCCTGCTGGTGACGACGGTGTTCCTTAAACCGGGCGATCTGCTGGTGGCGCCGCACGACTGCTACGGCGGCAGCTACCGTCTGTTCGACAGCCTGGCGAAGCGCGGCTGCTATCGCGTTCAGTTCGTCGATCAAAACGATGAGCAGGCGCTGCGGGCAGCGCTGGCGGAAAAACCGAAGCTGGTGCTGGTGGAAAGCCCAAGTAATCCATTGCTGCGGGTGGTGGATATTGCGAAAATCTGCGGCCTGGCGCGCGAGGCCGGGGCGATCAGCGTGGTCGATAACACCTTCCTGAGCCCGGCGCTGCAAAACCCGCTGGCGCTGGGTGCCGATCTGGTGTTGCATTCCTGTACTAAATACCTGAATGGCCACTCCGATGTGGTGGCCGGGGTGGTGATTGCCAAAGATCCGGCGACTGTCACCGAACTGGCATGGTGGGCGAATAATATTGGCGTCACCGGCAGCGCCTTCGATAGCTACCTGCTGCTGCGCGGTTTGCGGACGCTGTCTCCGCGTATGGAAGTGGCGCAGCGTAATGCCCTGGCGATCGTTGAGTATCTGAAAACCCAGCCGCTGGTGAAAAAGCTGTATCATCCGTCGCTGCCGGAAAACCAGGGGCATGAAATTGCGGCGCGTCAGCAAAAAGGTTTTGGCGCAATGTTAAGCTTCGAGCTGGACGGTGACGAGCAGACGCTGCGCCGTTTCCTGAGCGGGCTGTCGCTGTTTACACTGGCGGAATCGCTGGGGGGCGTTGAAAGCCTGATTTCCCATGCGGCAACCATGACGCATGCCGGCATGGCGCCTGAAGCGCGTGCCGCCGCCGGAATTTCAGAAACGCTCCTGCGTATTTCAACCGGTATTGAAGATGGTGAAGATTTAATTGCCGACCTGGAAAATGGCTTCCGGGCAGCAAACGAGGAATAA
- the metJ gene encoding met regulon transcriptional regulator MetJ, translating into MAEWSGEYISPYAEHGKKSEQVKKITVSIPLKVLKILTDERTRRQVNNLRHATNSELLCEAFLHAFTGQPLPNDEDLRKERSDEIPEAAKAIMRELGIDPDTWEY; encoded by the coding sequence ATGGCTGAATGGAGCGGCGAATATATCAGCCCATACGCTGAGCACGGTAAGAAGAGTGAACAAGTAAAGAAAATTACGGTTTCCATTCCTCTGAAGGTGTTAAAAATCCTCACCGATGAACGCACGCGTCGTCAGGTGAATAACCTGCGTCATGCAACCAACAGCGAACTGCTGTGCGAAGCATTCCTGCATGCCTTTACCGGACAACCGTTGCCTAACGATGAAGACCTGCGTAAAGAGCGCAGCGATGAGATCCCGGAAGCGGCAAAAGCGATTATGCGTGAACTGGGGATCGACCCGGATACGTGGGAATACTGA
- the rpmE gene encoding 50S ribosomal protein L31: MKKGIHPNYDEITATCSCGNVMKIRSTVGHDLNLDVCGKCHPFFTGKQRDVATGGRVDRFNKRFSIPGSK, translated from the coding sequence ATGAAAAAAGGTATTCACCCAAATTACGACGAAATTACTGCTACCTGTTCTTGCGGTAATGTCATGAAAATCCGCTCCACCGTTGGTCACGACCTGAACCTCGACGTGTGCGGCAAATGCCACCCGTTCTTCACCGGCAAACAGCGTGATGTTGCTACCGGTGGCCGTGTTGACCGCTTCAACAAGCGCTTCAGCATCCCGGGCAGCAAGTAA
- the priA gene encoding primosomal protein N' — protein MSVAHVALPVPLPRTFDYLLPEGMAVKAGCRVRVPFGKQERIGIVAAVSERSELPLDELKPVAEALDDEPVFSTTVWRLLMWAAEYYHHPIGDVLFHALPVMLRQGKPASATPLWYWFATEQGQVVDLNGLKRSRKQQQALAALRQGKIWRHQVGELEFNEAALQALRGKGLAELACEAPALTDWRSAYSVAGERLRLNTEQATAVGAIHSAADRFSAWLLAGITGSGKTEVYLSVLENVLAQGRQALVMVPEIGLTPQTIARFRQRFNAPVEVLHSGLNDSERLSAWLKAKNGEAAIVIGTRSSLFTPFKDLGVIVIDEEHDSSYKQQEGWRYHARDLAVWRAHSEQIPIILGSATPALETLHNVRQGKYRQLTLSKRAGNARPAQQHVLDLKGQPLQAGLSPALISRMRQHLQADNQVILFLNRRGFAPALLCHDCGWIAECPRCDSYYTLHQAQHHLRCHHCDSQRPIPRQCPSCGSTHLVPVGIGTEQLEQALAPLFPEVPISRIDRDTTSRKGALEEHLAAVHRGGARILIGTQMLAKGHHFPDVTLVSLLDVDGALFSADFRSAERFAQLYTQVSGRAGRAGKQGEVILQTHHPEHPLLQTLLYKGYDAFAEQALAERRTMQLPPWTSHVLIRAEDHNNQQAPLFLQQLRNLLQASPLADDKLWVLGPVPALAPKRGGRWRWQILLQHPSRVRLQHIVSGTLALINTLPEARKVKWVLDVDPIEG, from the coding sequence ATGTCCGTCGCCCACGTTGCCCTACCCGTTCCGCTACCGCGCACTTTTGACTACCTGCTGCCTGAAGGCATGGCGGTCAAAGCGGGCTGTCGGGTGCGGGTGCCGTTCGGCAAACAGGAGCGGATCGGCATTGTCGCGGCGGTGAGCGAGCGCAGCGAACTGCCGCTGGATGAGCTAAAACCGGTCGCCGAAGCGCTGGACGACGAGCCGGTCTTCTCCACGACTGTCTGGCGACTGCTGATGTGGGCGGCTGAGTATTACCATCACCCGATCGGCGATGTGCTGTTCCATGCATTACCCGTTATGCTGCGCCAGGGCAAACCCGCCAGCGCCACGCCGCTGTGGTACTGGTTCGCCACCGAGCAGGGGCAGGTTGTCGACCTTAACGGCCTGAAACGCTCCCGGAAGCAGCAGCAGGCGCTGGCGGCGCTGCGCCAGGGTAAAATCTGGCGTCATCAGGTTGGCGAACTGGAATTCAATGAAGCGGCGCTGCAGGCGCTGCGCGGCAAAGGGCTGGCGGAGCTGGCCTGCGAAGCGCCCGCCCTCACCGACTGGCGCAGCGCGTATTCGGTTGCCGGCGAACGCCTGCGCCTGAATACCGAGCAGGCCACCGCCGTCGGGGCGATCCACAGCGCCGCCGATCGTTTCTCCGCCTGGCTGCTGGCGGGTATTACCGGCTCCGGGAAAACGGAAGTCTATTTGAGCGTGCTGGAGAATGTGCTGGCGCAGGGGCGCCAGGCGCTGGTGATGGTGCCGGAGATCGGCCTGACGCCGCAAACCATCGCCCGATTTCGCCAGCGCTTTAACGCGCCGGTGGAAGTGCTGCACTCCGGGCTCAATGACAGCGAACGTCTCTCGGCCTGGCTGAAGGCGAAAAATGGCGAAGCGGCCATTGTGATCGGCACCCGCTCCTCGCTGTTTACCCCATTTAAAGATCTCGGCGTCATCGTCATCGACGAAGAGCATGACAGCTCCTACAAGCAGCAGGAAGGCTGGCGCTACCATGCCCGCGACCTGGCGGTATGGCGCGCCCACAGCGAGCAGATCCCGATAATTCTCGGCTCGGCGACGCCGGCGCTGGAGACTCTGCATAACGTCCGCCAGGGTAAATACCGCCAGTTAACCTTAAGCAAACGCGCGGGCAATGCGCGCCCGGCCCAGCAGCACGTGCTCGATCTCAAAGGGCAACCGCTGCAGGCGGGCCTGTCTCCCGCGCTGATTAGCCGTATGCGCCAGCACCTGCAAGCGGATAACCAGGTGATCCTGTTTCTTAACCGCCGCGGCTTTGCGCCAGCGCTGCTGTGCCACGATTGCGGCTGGATAGCGGAATGCCCGCGCTGCGACAGTTACTATACGTTGCACCAGGCGCAGCACCATCTGCGCTGCCACCATTGCGACAGCCAGCGCCCGATCCCGCGCCAGTGTCCTTCCTGCGGCTCCACGCATCTGGTGCCGGTAGGGATCGGCACCGAGCAGCTGGAGCAGGCCCTGGCGCCGCTGTTCCCTGAGGTGCCTATCTCGCGTATCGACCGCGATACCACCAGCCGCAAAGGAGCGCTGGAGGAGCATCTCGCCGCCGTCCATCGCGGCGGGGCGCGTATTCTGATTGGCACCCAAATGCTGGCCAAAGGGCACCACTTCCCGGACGTCACTCTCGTCTCCCTACTGGATGTCGACGGGGCGCTGTTTTCCGCTGATTTCCGCTCCGCAGAGCGTTTCGCTCAGCTTTATACCCAGGTCTCCGGACGAGCGGGCCGGGCAGGAAAACAGGGCGAGGTCATTCTTCAAACCCACCATCCGGAACACCCTCTACTGCAGACCCTGCTGTATAAAGGCTACGACGCCTTTGCCGAACAGGCGCTGGCAGAGCGGCGGACGATGCAGCTGCCGCCGTGGACCAGCCATGTGCTGATTCGTGCGGAAGACCATAACAACCAGCAGGCGCCGCTGTTTTTACAGCAACTGCGCAATCTGCTGCAGGCCAGCCCGCTGGCCGACGATAAACTGTGGGTGCTCGGTCCGGTTCCGGCGCTGGCGCCGAAGCGCGGTGGACGCTGGCGGTGGCAAATATTGCTGCAGCATCCTTCGCGGGTGCGCCTGCAGCATATCGTCAGCGGTACGCTGGCGCTGATTAACACGCTGCCGGAGGCGAGAAAAGTGAAGTGGGTACTGGATGTCGATCCTATTGAAGGGTAA
- the cytR gene encoding DNA-binding transcriptional regulator CytR, producing MKPKKQVVAATMKDVALKANVSTATVSRALMNPDKVSQATRNRVEQAALEVGYLPQSLGRNMKRNESRTILVIVPDICDPFFSEVIRGIEVTAAEHGYLVLIGDCAHQNQKEKTFIDLIITKQIDGMVLLSSRLPFDASVEEQRNLPPMVMSNEFAPELELPTVHIDNLTAAFNAVNYLHELGHQRIGCIAGPEDMPLCHYRLQGYVQALRRCGITVDPHYIARGNFTFEAGANALEQLLSQPIPPTAVFCHSDVMALGALSLAKRRGLKVPDDLSIVGFDNIALSEFCDPPLTTVSQPRFDIGREGMLLLLEQMQGHNVNSGSRLLDCELIVRGSTQKIRR from the coding sequence GTGAAGCCCAAAAAACAAGTGGTTGCCGCCACCATGAAAGACGTCGCCCTCAAGGCAAACGTTTCCACGGCAACCGTGTCCCGAGCGTTGATGAACCCTGATAAGGTGTCGCAAGCCACCCGTAACCGGGTCGAGCAGGCGGCGCTGGAAGTCGGCTATTTACCGCAGTCGCTCGGACGCAATATGAAGCGCAACGAATCGCGGACGATCCTCGTGATCGTCCCGGATATCTGCGATCCCTTCTTTAGTGAAGTGATCCGCGGTATTGAAGTCACTGCCGCCGAGCACGGCTATCTGGTGTTAATCGGCGATTGCGCCCACCAGAATCAGAAAGAAAAAACCTTTATCGACCTTATCATCACCAAGCAGATCGACGGCATGGTGCTGCTCAGTTCGCGCCTGCCGTTCGACGCCAGCGTGGAAGAGCAGCGCAATTTGCCGCCGATGGTCATGTCGAACGAGTTCGCGCCGGAGCTGGAGCTACCCACCGTCCACATCGATAACCTGACGGCAGCCTTTAACGCGGTGAATTATCTCCATGAGCTGGGACACCAGCGTATCGGCTGTATCGCCGGCCCGGAAGATATGCCGCTGTGCCATTATCGCCTGCAGGGCTATGTGCAGGCGCTGCGCCGCTGCGGTATCACCGTCGATCCGCACTATATCGCTCGCGGCAACTTTACCTTCGAAGCCGGCGCCAATGCGCTGGAGCAGTTGCTGTCGCAGCCGATACCGCCTACCGCCGTCTTCTGCCATAGCGATGTAATGGCGCTGGGCGCCTTATCGCTGGCGAAACGCCGCGGCCTGAAGGTGCCGGACGACCTGTCAATTGTCGGCTTCGATAACATCGCGTTGTCTGAATTTTGCGACCCGCCGTTGACCACGGTTTCACAGCCACGGTTTGATATCGGCCGTGAAGGAATGCTGCTATTACTGGAGCAAATGCAGGGGCATAACGTGAACAGCGGCTCGCGTCTGCTCGATTGCGAACTGATTGTTCGCGGCAGTACGCAAAAAATCAGACGATAA
- the ftsN gene encoding cell division protein FtsN encodes MAQRDYVRRSQPASSRRKKSTTRSSRNKQSSLPAISPAMVAIAAAVLVAFIGGLYFITHHKKEEAEAMQNRQAAGNGLPPKPEERWRYIKELESRQPGVRAPTEPTAGGEVMKPEQLTDEQRQLLAQMQADMRQQPTQLTEVPWNEQTPAQRQQTLQRQRLAQQQQQAQQQQWTQTQPQAVQQQPRVQQPKPVQQQQPKQTASNQQPYQDLLQTPAHTNTTQPRTQAAAPVTRVEETPKTTAEKKDDRSWMIQCGSFKGAEQAESVRAQLAFEGFASHITTNNGWNRVVIGPLKGKESANEMITRLKMAGHANCIRLAARG; translated from the coding sequence GTGGCACAACGAGATTATGTACGCCGCAGCCAACCGGCTTCTTCGCGGCGCAAAAAGAGCACGACCCGAAGCTCAAGGAATAAGCAAAGCAGCCTTCCGGCAATTTCACCGGCGATGGTGGCGATCGCGGCGGCTGTGCTGGTGGCCTTTATCGGTGGCCTCTATTTCATTACGCACCATAAGAAAGAAGAAGCGGAAGCGATGCAAAATCGCCAGGCCGCCGGCAACGGCTTGCCGCCCAAACCGGAAGAGCGCTGGCGCTATATTAAAGAGCTGGAAAGCCGCCAGCCGGGTGTTCGCGCGCCAACCGAACCGACCGCCGGTGGCGAAGTCATGAAACCGGAACAGCTGACCGACGAGCAGCGCCAGCTGCTCGCCCAGATGCAGGCCGATATGCGCCAGCAGCCAACCCAGTTGACCGAAGTGCCGTGGAACGAACAAACGCCGGCGCAGCGCCAGCAGACGCTGCAGCGTCAGCGTTTAGCACAGCAGCAACAGCAGGCGCAACAGCAGCAGTGGACGCAAACTCAGCCGCAGGCCGTTCAACAGCAGCCGCGCGTCCAGCAGCCGAAGCCGGTTCAGCAGCAACAGCCGAAGCAGACCGCGTCGAACCAGCAGCCGTATCAGGATCTGCTGCAGACGCCGGCGCATACCAATACCACGCAGCCGCGTACCCAGGCCGCGGCGCCAGTGACTCGCGTGGAAGAAACGCCGAAAACGACCGCCGAGAAGAAAGACGATCGTAGCTGGATGATCCAGTGCGGCTCCTTTAAGGGCGCTGAGCAGGCCGAAAGCGTCCGCGCTCAGCTGGCTTTTGAAGGGTTTGCTTCGCACATCACCACTAACAACGGCTGGAACCGCGTGGTCATTGGCCCGCTGAAAGGCAAAGAAAGCGCCAACGAGATGATCACCCGCCTGAAGATGGCCGGACACGCGAACTGCATTCGTCTCGCCGCCAGGGGTTGA
- the hslV gene encoding ATP-dependent protease subunit HslV: MTTIVSVRRNGHVVIAGDGQATLGNTVMKGNVKKVRRLYNDKVIAGFAGGTADAFTLFELFERKLEMHQGHLVKAAVELAKDWRTDRMLRKLEALLAVADENASLIITGNGDVVQPENDLIAIGSGGPYAQAAARALLENTDMGARDIAEKALDIAGDICIYTNHFHTIEELPSKA, translated from the coding sequence GTGACTACAATTGTAAGTGTTCGCCGTAACGGCCATGTTGTTATTGCCGGTGATGGCCAGGCCACGCTGGGCAACACCGTGATGAAGGGCAACGTGAAAAAAGTGCGTCGTCTGTACAACGATAAAGTGATTGCCGGTTTTGCTGGCGGCACTGCTGATGCCTTCACGCTGTTCGAACTGTTTGAACGTAAACTGGAAATGCACCAGGGCCATCTGGTGAAGGCCGCCGTTGAGCTGGCCAAAGACTGGCGAACCGATCGGATGTTGCGCAAGCTGGAAGCGCTGCTGGCCGTCGCAGACGAAAACGCGTCGCTCATCATCACCGGTAACGGCGACGTGGTACAGCCAGAAAACGATTTGATTGCTATCGGCTCCGGCGGTCCTTACGCCCAGGCCGCGGCCCGCGCGCTGCTGGAAAATACCGATATGGGCGCGCGCGACATCGCCGAGAAAGCGTTGGATATTGCAGGTGATATCTGCATCTATACCAACCATTTCCACACCATCGAAGAATTACCTTCTAAAGCGTAA